A genomic stretch from Amycolatopsis sp. 195334CR includes:
- a CDS encoding nucleotide disphospho-sugar-binding domain-containing protein: MRILVTTVALPGHFFPLVPLAWAGRAAGHEVLVACAAEFVPTVLGSGLPAVSTGAGERFDDVSADDRPAAGLTQQRMAHGRVFGRMAARNVPGLTAIAKTWKPDLVISERAEFGGPLVAAKLGLPQVELHWGVAELPEYRTGAAAELAQRGLPAPPVPERLLNPWPPSLRKAYAARHEGIRTMSYNGEARVPDWVMRPRRRPRICLTLGTVVPRSGSSQVAHGAVDIVRALCGLGADVVVAIDDRIAASWPPLPAAVRHVGRLPLSQVFPACDVAVHHGGQGTSLTALEAGLPQLVLPVFDDQFDNADAVVRAGAGVRMLPQEVEPSAIAARCAEILASDAYRPAAELVAAEIAAQATPVEVVRGLGWGGGLRRVA, from the coding sequence CCTGTGCCGCGGAGTTCGTGCCGACGGTGCTCGGTTCCGGCCTGCCCGCGGTGTCGACGGGCGCCGGTGAGCGCTTCGACGACGTCAGCGCCGACGACCGCCCGGCCGCCGGGCTGACCCAGCAGCGCATGGCGCACGGCCGGGTGTTCGGCCGGATGGCCGCGCGGAACGTGCCGGGGCTGACCGCGATCGCGAAGACGTGGAAGCCGGACCTGGTGATCAGCGAGCGCGCCGAGTTCGGCGGGCCGCTGGTGGCGGCGAAGCTGGGGTTGCCGCAGGTGGAGCTGCACTGGGGGGTGGCCGAGCTGCCCGAGTACCGGACCGGTGCGGCGGCCGAGCTGGCGCAGCGCGGGCTGCCCGCCCCGCCGGTGCCGGAGCGCCTGCTCAACCCGTGGCCGCCGTCGCTGCGCAAGGCGTACGCGGCGCGGCACGAGGGGATCCGGACGATGTCGTACAACGGTGAGGCCCGGGTGCCGGACTGGGTGATGCGGCCGCGCCGACGGCCGCGGATCTGCCTGACGCTGGGCACGGTGGTGCCGCGGAGCGGGAGCAGCCAGGTCGCCCACGGTGCGGTGGACATCGTGCGCGCGTTGTGCGGGCTGGGCGCGGACGTGGTGGTGGCCATCGACGACCGGATCGCGGCGAGCTGGCCGCCGTTGCCCGCCGCGGTGCGGCACGTGGGGAGGTTGCCGCTGTCGCAGGTGTTCCCGGCTTGTGATGTGGCGGTCCACCACGGGGGACAGGGGACTTCGCTGACCGCGTTGGAGGCCGGGTTGCCGCAGCTGGTGCTGCCGGTCTTCGACGACCAGTTCGACAACGCGGACGCGGTGGTGCGCGCGGGGGCGGGGGTGCGGATGCTGCCGCAGGAGGTGGAACCGTCGGCGATCGCGGCGCGGTGCGCGGAGATCCTGGCGAGCGACGCGTACCGGCCGGCGGCGGAACTGGTGGCGGCGGAGATCGCCGCGCAGGCCACACCGGTGGAGGTCGTGCGCGGGCTGGGCTGGGGCGGAGGATTGCGGCGGGTTGCCTGA